The following coding sequences are from one Sphaeramia orbicularis chromosome 11, fSphaOr1.1, whole genome shotgun sequence window:
- the LOC115427876 gene encoding tumor necrosis factor receptor superfamily member 6B-like isoform X1, with product MMVGTGVRMCRRSTGSASVRTQAQGLMGVQQALVPVLPLLLLLVHAARPLPDPLLTFRDTDPVSGKTLECDRCPPGTFLRARCTATRKTVCETCPPGSFTELWNYVPKCLRCGVCAHNQVEKSACTASSDCQCACKDGYFFKETYGMCRRHAECPSGHGVLTTGSALVDTICHVCPNGTFSDVVSSVRNCSAHRSCAAARLKQVMRGSAWHDSVCANCTELQTQDGADFLRQILPKYFVHHKLSLRRLRQFVRKLPSEDRKKTAGNVSGLDVSGLHSLLDAWIAAATVADIRRLPDVLTKIGANNIGDRLLNKLRKIESQLTHLTDTCSTDAPTTA from the exons ATGATGGTAGGTACAGGTGTGCGCATGTGCAGAAGGAGCACCGGGTCCGCCTCAGTCCGGACCCAGGCGCAGGGGCTGATGGGAGtacagcag GCGCTCGTGCCCGTCCTTCCGTTGCTGCTGCTCCTGGTGCACGCGGCTCGGCCCCTCCCGGACCCGCTGCTCACCTTCCGGGACACGGACCCGGTGAGCGGGAAAACCCTGGAGTGTGACCGCTGTCCTCCGGGGACTTTTTTACGCGCGCGGTGCACGGCCACGCGCAAGACCGTGTGCGAGACCTGTCCCCCGGGCTCGTTCACGGAGCTGTGGAACTACGTGCCCAAGTGTCTGCGCTGCGGCGTGTGCGCGCACAACCAGGTGGAGAAGAGCGCGTGCACGGCCAGCAGCGACTGCCAGTGCGCGTGCAAGGACGGATACTTCTTCAAAGAGACATACGGGATGTGCCGCCGGCACGCGGAGTGTCCGAGCGGGCACGGAGTCCTGACAAcag GCTCCGCCCTCGTCGACACCATCTGTCATGTCTGTCCAAACGGAACCTTCTCTGACGTGGTGTCGTCTGTGAGGAACTGCTCCGCCCACCGCAGCTGCGCCGCCGCCAGGTTGAAGCAGGTGATGAGAGGCTCCGCCTGGCACGACAGCGTGTGCGCCAACTGCACCGAGCTGCAGACGCAAG ATGGCGCCGATTTCCTCCGACAAATCCTCCCGAAGTACTTCGTCCACCACAAACTGTCTCTGCGACGTCTGCGTCAGTTCGTGCGTAAACTTCCGTCCGAGGACAGAAAGAAAACGGCGGGAAACGTCTCTGGCCTCGACGTGTCCGGACTCCATTCGCTGCTGGACGCCTGGATCGCCGCGGCGACGGTGGCTGACATCCGCCGGCTCCCGGACGTCCTGACCAAGATCGGCGCGAACAACATCGGCGACCGACTGCTCAACAAGCTGCGGAAAATCGAATCCCAGCTGACACACCTGACGGACACATGTTCCACTGACGCACCGACGACAGCGTAA
- the LOC115427876 gene encoding tumor necrosis factor receptor superfamily member 6B-like isoform X2: MMALVPVLPLLLLLVHAARPLPDPLLTFRDTDPVSGKTLECDRCPPGTFLRARCTATRKTVCETCPPGSFTELWNYVPKCLRCGVCAHNQVEKSACTASSDCQCACKDGYFFKETYGMCRRHAECPSGHGVLTTGSALVDTICHVCPNGTFSDVVSSVRNCSAHRSCAAARLKQVMRGSAWHDSVCANCTELQTQDGADFLRQILPKYFVHHKLSLRRLRQFVRKLPSEDRKKTAGNVSGLDVSGLHSLLDAWIAAATVADIRRLPDVLTKIGANNIGDRLLNKLRKIESQLTHLTDTCSTDAPTTA, encoded by the exons ATGATG GCGCTCGTGCCCGTCCTTCCGTTGCTGCTGCTCCTGGTGCACGCGGCTCGGCCCCTCCCGGACCCGCTGCTCACCTTCCGGGACACGGACCCGGTGAGCGGGAAAACCCTGGAGTGTGACCGCTGTCCTCCGGGGACTTTTTTACGCGCGCGGTGCACGGCCACGCGCAAGACCGTGTGCGAGACCTGTCCCCCGGGCTCGTTCACGGAGCTGTGGAACTACGTGCCCAAGTGTCTGCGCTGCGGCGTGTGCGCGCACAACCAGGTGGAGAAGAGCGCGTGCACGGCCAGCAGCGACTGCCAGTGCGCGTGCAAGGACGGATACTTCTTCAAAGAGACATACGGGATGTGCCGCCGGCACGCGGAGTGTCCGAGCGGGCACGGAGTCCTGACAAcag GCTCCGCCCTCGTCGACACCATCTGTCATGTCTGTCCAAACGGAACCTTCTCTGACGTGGTGTCGTCTGTGAGGAACTGCTCCGCCCACCGCAGCTGCGCCGCCGCCAGGTTGAAGCAGGTGATGAGAGGCTCCGCCTGGCACGACAGCGTGTGCGCCAACTGCACCGAGCTGCAGACGCAAG ATGGCGCCGATTTCCTCCGACAAATCCTCCCGAAGTACTTCGTCCACCACAAACTGTCTCTGCGACGTCTGCGTCAGTTCGTGCGTAAACTTCCGTCCGAGGACAGAAAGAAAACGGCGGGAAACGTCTCTGGCCTCGACGTGTCCGGACTCCATTCGCTGCTGGACGCCTGGATCGCCGCGGCGACGGTGGCTGACATCCGCCGGCTCCCGGACGTCCTGACCAAGATCGGCGCGAACAACATCGGCGACCGACTGCTCAACAAGCTGCGGAAAATCGAATCCCAGCTGACACACCTGACGGACACATGTTCCACTGACGCACCGACGACAGCGTAA